Proteins from one Dysgonomonas sp. HDW5A genomic window:
- a CDS encoding DUF1972 domain-containing protein, with the protein MKIAILGTRGIPNNYGGFEQFAEYLSVGLVELGHSVTVYNAHFHEYDQPEFRCVTIRKIYSPEKQIGAAANFVYDYLCMKDALKQDFDIIYEAGYHSNAPSYYLLKKNSPIVITNMDGIEWKRSKWNYFTRQLIKKLEKIAVRKSDYLVSDNSAIQEYYKKEFNAESFCIAYGADIVEHFDKELLSPYNVTANNYFLVIARLEPENNIEMILDGYVLSNDSRPFLVIGNAGTKYGRFLQAKYRNTNIHFLGAVYKKTVLDSLRHYCTLYFHGHSVGGTNPSLLEAMASQVLIASHDNEFNKAVLNINALYFVKDTEVASVICNINSLGDEKKKIFIESNKAQIINKYSWKSIVFRYESLFNEILKKK; encoded by the coding sequence ATGAAAATAGCCATATTAGGAACCAGAGGCATCCCCAATAATTATGGAGGATTTGAGCAGTTCGCAGAATACCTGTCTGTCGGATTGGTCGAGCTAGGACATTCTGTGACAGTATATAATGCGCATTTTCATGAATACGATCAGCCGGAGTTCAGATGTGTTACCATCAGAAAGATATATAGTCCTGAGAAGCAAATAGGTGCGGCCGCTAATTTTGTATATGACTACCTGTGTATGAAGGATGCTTTGAAACAGGATTTTGATATTATTTACGAAGCCGGCTACCATAGTAATGCACCCTCTTATTATTTGCTAAAGAAAAATTCGCCCATTGTAATAACCAATATGGATGGGATAGAATGGAAAAGAAGCAAGTGGAATTATTTTACTCGTCAACTGATTAAGAAACTGGAGAAAATAGCAGTTCGTAAATCTGATTATTTAGTTTCCGATAATTCAGCAATCCAAGAATATTATAAGAAAGAGTTTAATGCAGAATCGTTTTGTATTGCTTATGGGGCTGACATAGTTGAACACTTCGATAAGGAGTTGCTATCTCCCTATAATGTGACAGCTAATAATTATTTTCTCGTGATCGCCCGTTTAGAACCTGAGAATAATATCGAAATGATTCTTGATGGATACGTCTTATCGAATGATTCCCGTCCATTTTTGGTAATCGGTAATGCGGGAACAAAATATGGAAGATTTCTTCAAGCAAAATATCGCAATACTAATATTCATTTTCTGGGTGCAGTGTATAAAAAAACGGTATTGGATAGCCTTCGCCATTATTGCACTCTGTATTTTCACGGGCACTCTGTGGGAGGTACCAATCCTTCATTGTTAGAAGCAATGGCTTCTCAAGTGTTGATTGCTTCACATGATAACGAGTTTAACAAAGCGGTGTTGAACATTAATGCTTTATACTTTGTTAAGGATACAGAAGTCGCCTCTGTGATTTGTAATATTAATTCTTTAGGTGACGAAAAAAAGAAGATTTTTATAGAGAGTAATAAAGCACAAATTATCAATAAATATTCGTGGAAGTCAATAGTGTTTCGGTATGAGAGTCTATTCAATGAGATTCTGAAAAAGAAATAG
- the cbiB gene encoding adenosylcobinamide-phosphate synthase CbiB has product MTLEYTNSSILLLIIPLIIGWIADRLFGDPSSLPHPVVAFGKIIARGEKLLNKGRSKIFKGAAFSIFLIVGCFLLFLYLNKGLISINPYLAIGFNAIMVFFCLAGKTLADEVRDVFIATDKSTEDGRKQVARIVGRDTSQLSPQQIRTAALETLSENLSDGVIAPLFWYLLLGVPGMVAYKMINTLDSMIGYKNERYKDFGCWAAHIDDIANYVPARLTALLMLIVSSRLSLLSFISKYGSQHASPNSGYPESALAGILNCRFGGPNYYFGQLVDKPYIGTTDRAITTEDMQVAVNINQRTEILMILIIIVLSITNIFPLLN; this is encoded by the coding sequence ATGACTTTAGAATATACCAATAGTAGTATTCTTTTACTGATAATACCACTTATTATTGGATGGATTGCAGATCGGTTGTTTGGCGACCCGTCGTCACTCCCTCATCCGGTTGTAGCCTTTGGGAAAATAATAGCAAGGGGAGAAAAATTATTGAATAAAGGTAGGTCCAAAATATTCAAAGGGGCAGCTTTTTCTATATTTTTGATTGTAGGATGCTTTCTTCTTTTCCTCTATCTAAATAAAGGGCTGATCTCTATAAATCCATATTTAGCGATAGGATTCAATGCCATAATGGTATTCTTCTGTCTGGCAGGAAAAACTCTTGCAGATGAAGTGAGAGACGTTTTCATCGCAACCGACAAATCGACAGAAGACGGACGCAAACAGGTCGCCCGAATTGTCGGACGAGATACATCTCAATTATCGCCCCAGCAAATACGGACAGCTGCACTCGAAACTTTATCCGAGAATCTGAGCGATGGAGTTATAGCACCACTCTTCTGGTACCTATTATTAGGAGTACCGGGTATGGTCGCCTATAAAATGATCAATACACTGGATTCGATGATCGGATACAAAAACGAACGGTACAAAGATTTTGGATGTTGGGCAGCACATATCGATGATATTGCCAATTATGTTCCTGCCCGATTAACTGCCCTATTAATGCTCATTGTCAGCAGTAGGCTGTCTTTACTATCTTTCATTTCTAAATATGGATCACAACATGCCAGTCCGAATTCAGGATATCCCGAATCAGCTTTAGCAGGTATCCTCAATTGCCGGTTTGGAGGACCAAACTATTATTTTGGTCAATTAGTGGATAAACCCTATATAGGAACTACAGACAGAGCTATTACTACTGAAGATATGCAGGTAGCAGTCAACATAAATCAACGAACAGAAATACTTATGATTTTAATAATCATCGTATTGAGTATTACCAATATATTTCCTTTACTTAATTAA
- the cobU gene encoding bifunctional adenosylcobinamide kinase/adenosylcobinamide-phosphate guanylyltransferase — protein sequence MAKEIIFITGGQRSGKSSYAQQIALSLSENPVYLATSRIWDEEHQKRIERHKADRGTEWTNIEEEKQLSNHRLENRVVLVDCVTLWATNFFFDNNSDVDLSLAMIKEEFDKLIQQEAQFIFVSNEIGLGGTSENKAQRLFMDLQGWINQYIASKANKVYLMVSGIPLQVK from the coding sequence ATGGCTAAAGAAATTATATTTATCACAGGAGGACAACGATCCGGAAAAAGCAGCTATGCTCAGCAAATAGCTCTATCATTATCTGAAAACCCGGTCTATCTGGCAACTTCGCGAATTTGGGACGAAGAACACCAAAAGCGTATCGAACGCCACAAAGCAGACAGAGGCACTGAATGGACTAATATAGAAGAAGAGAAGCAATTAAGCAACCATCGGCTTGAAAACAGGGTTGTATTGGTAGATTGCGTTACTTTATGGGCTACAAACTTTTTCTTTGACAACAATTCGGATGTAGATTTATCTCTAGCTATGATAAAGGAAGAGTTTGATAAGCTAATTCAGCAAGAAGCTCAATTTATTTTCGTTAGTAATGAAATCGGATTAGGAGGAACGTCTGAAAATAAAGCACAAAGATTATTTATGGATCTGCAAGGGTGGATAAATCAATATATTGCATCTAAAGCCAATAAGGTATATCTGATGGTTTCGGGAATACCTCTTCAAGTAAAGTAA
- a CDS encoding cob(I)yrinic acid a,c-diamide adenosyltransferase: protein MKIYTKGGDKGKTGIHGGQRVDKDDIRIEANGTIDELNSMIGVVRAYLPREHEFQAILFKIQTELMVVMSHVATPSEMREKNPNKLPEDLAKFCEVCMDSMTDRMGESKTFVLPGGTLASAHLQLARTIARRSERRLWTLNKQDEVPANILQFINRLSDLFFTMARFDMFQEGTDEERWHDFLYKRKKNDD, encoded by the coding sequence ATGAAAATATATACTAAAGGTGGCGATAAAGGCAAAACAGGCATACATGGAGGTCAACGAGTAGATAAAGATGATATTCGTATCGAAGCTAACGGAACGATAGATGAATTAAATTCGATGATCGGTGTAGTACGGGCATACCTTCCACGAGAACATGAATTTCAGGCTATATTATTCAAGATTCAAACCGAATTAATGGTGGTTATGTCTCATGTGGCAACTCCTTCCGAAATGCGGGAAAAGAATCCGAATAAGCTCCCCGAAGATCTTGCCAAATTCTGTGAAGTATGTATGGATAGTATGACTGACAGAATGGGCGAAAGTAAGACCTTCGTTTTACCGGGAGGAACACTTGCTTCAGCTCATTTACAATTGGCCAGAACCATTGCAAGAAGAAGCGAACGCCGTTTATGGACGTTGAATAAACAAGATGAAGTTCCGGCAAATATACTGCAATTTATAAACCGTCTGTCTGATCTTTTCTTTACGATGGCTCGATTCGATATGTTTCAAGAAGGAACAGATGAAGAACGCTGGCACGACTTTTTATATAAACGTAAAAAGAATGATGACTAA
- a CDS encoding O-antigen ligase, with protein MNEVLEKIRRPSIFILLLILNLRFLFTVVLGERQEILTILTFFFFLLSFDYTAMRREYLYWLGILIIVSLAQFTPYKQNVLTPIVLMQCISTLNLKTYLRYNIIILGGTALLMLLFVGTGQMIQAEAISTIRIRYDFGYGHPNAAALYYWGLFISILLYCYVSKYRNFIWILLAFLLLVSTYLYVETDSRSFIFAVISFILVLCYFSLRSRFKRDYRIGYSRYVLYLLPIVFVVLTIYFAINVNDYPVLNILLSKRLTLYKELLDGLTPLQYLLGTTAFDYIIVDNSYLHLLFEAGVLVFVYFVWLWFFAVKNMVKQQSFILIAVFISFLVYGLMESLLLYSVIIGNNIFWVLLYRYRYEEDELFDPESKVD; from the coding sequence ATGAATGAAGTTTTAGAGAAAATAAGACGACCAAGTATATTCATTCTGTTATTGATTCTCAATCTCAGATTCCTGTTTACGGTTGTGTTGGGGGAAAGGCAAGAGATATTGACTATTCTCACTTTTTTCTTTTTCCTTTTGTCGTTCGATTATACAGCCATGCGTCGGGAGTATTTATATTGGTTGGGGATACTTATTATCGTATCTCTGGCACAATTCACACCTTATAAACAGAATGTGCTGACCCCTATTGTTTTGATGCAATGTATATCGACACTTAATCTTAAAACCTATTTACGATACAACATAATTATATTGGGAGGCACAGCCTTGTTAATGCTTCTGTTTGTGGGAACAGGACAGATGATTCAAGCGGAAGCCATCAGTACAATACGCATACGTTACGATTTTGGCTACGGACATCCCAATGCAGCGGCACTTTATTATTGGGGACTGTTTATTTCGATATTGTTATATTGTTATGTCTCCAAGTATCGTAATTTTATATGGATACTCCTGGCCTTTTTGCTTTTAGTATCTACTTATTTGTATGTGGAGACCGACTCACGTAGCTTTATTTTTGCAGTAATAAGCTTTATTCTGGTCTTGTGTTATTTTAGTTTGCGATCAAGATTTAAACGAGATTACAGAATCGGTTATTCCCGATATGTACTATATCTGTTGCCGATCGTATTTGTGGTATTGACTATTTATTTTGCCATAAATGTGAATGATTATCCTGTCTTAAATATACTGTTAAGCAAGAGACTTACTTTATATAAAGAGTTATTGGATGGGTTAACCCCTTTGCAATATCTTTTGGGTACAACGGCATTCGATTATATTATCGTTGATAACTCGTATCTGCATTTGTTATTCGAAGCAGGAGTTTTAGTCTTTGTTTATTTTGTGTGGCTATGGTTCTTTGCGGTAAAAAATATGGTAAAACAGCAGAGTTTTATTTTAATAGCGGTTTTTATCAGCTTTTTGGTATACGGATTGATGGAATCGTTGTTATTATATAGTGTGATAATTGGTAATAATATTTTCTGGGTATTATTATATCGTTATCGATACGAGGAAGATGAGTTATTTGATCCTGAGTCGAAGGTAGATTGA
- a CDS encoding glycosyltransferase family 4 protein, giving the protein MKVLQINKYPSLKGGTETVLFETIRLLKESGYEVVLLSTDEGEITYAPTYTISYPDRNASLIKRVSNLPSFFYNRSAVKVLESVIKKEKPDIVHIHLYHNSFSNSIVPVLKKHNIPVVMTLHEYRQICPSYLLLDKNQHICEKCIDGNYFHCMFTQCAKGSLIESSLLTMEMFYRRMFYKTEKYVDKFICPSDFVYRKHLSFNKKIADKSVVIYNPVKKISLENINKGDYLLYFGRLSHEKGIQTLLSAMKQLPDVKLKIAGVGDLLFNDIPPNVELLGFKRQEELVSIIRKALFAVVPSRSYETFGLSCTESLSQGTPVIASNIGAIPEIVEHRKNGFLFDVGNVSSLVKTISEAISLSDEEYIHMAEAGQQSLIKFSADKYIKSLLSIYKELISK; this is encoded by the coding sequence ATGAAAGTACTTCAGATCAATAAATATCCATCACTAAAAGGGGGAACGGAGACTGTTTTATTTGAGACAATCCGTTTACTTAAAGAGTCTGGATATGAAGTGGTACTCTTATCAACAGATGAGGGAGAGATTACTTATGCACCTACTTATACAATTTCATATCCTGATCGTAATGCTTCGTTAATAAAAAGAGTGTCTAATTTGCCTTCTTTTTTTTATAATAGGTCTGCGGTTAAAGTTTTAGAATCTGTTATCAAAAAAGAAAAGCCAGACATTGTACATATCCATTTATATCACAATAGTTTTTCCAATTCGATAGTACCTGTTCTAAAAAAGCATAATATTCCTGTTGTCATGACTTTACATGAATATCGTCAGATTTGCCCATCTTATTTATTGTTGGATAAAAATCAGCATATTTGCGAGAAATGTATTGATGGAAATTATTTCCATTGTATGTTTACACAATGTGCTAAGGGTAGTTTAATTGAAAGTTCCCTTTTAACGATGGAAATGTTTTATAGGCGAATGTTTTATAAAACAGAAAAGTATGTCGATAAATTTATTTGTCCGAGTGATTTTGTTTATCGGAAGCATTTATCTTTTAATAAAAAAATAGCAGATAAGTCTGTTGTGATTTATAATCCGGTTAAAAAAATTTCTTTAGAGAATATAAATAAAGGTGATTATCTGCTGTATTTTGGGAGATTGTCCCATGAAAAAGGAATTCAGACATTGCTATCAGCTATGAAACAATTGCCGGATGTAAAGTTGAAAATAGCAGGTGTTGGTGATTTACTTTTTAATGATATTCCCCCGAATGTAGAGTTATTAGGATTTAAAAGACAGGAAGAATTAGTGTCAATTATAAGGAAGGCTTTATTTGCTGTTGTTCCTTCTCGAAGCTATGAAACATTTGGGTTGTCGTGTACCGAAAGTTTATCACAAGGTACTCCTGTTATAGCTTCAAATATAGGGGCTATTCCAGAGATTGTAGAGCATCGCAAAAATGGTTTTCTTTTTGACGTAGGGAATGTCAGCAGTTTAGTGAAAACTATTTCAGAGGCAATATCTTTGTCAGATGAAGAATATATCCACATGGCAGAGGCAGGACAGCAGAGTCTGATTAAATTTTCAGCAGATAAGTATATAAAGAGTTTACTGTCTATATACAAAGAATTGATTAGTAAATGA
- a CDS encoding SPOR domain-containing protein, which yields MKEFTSHIDYLIQKHDCVIIPDFGGFVLNREVAKIAADGSITPPRVTVGFNPDLKYNDGLLAESYMNAYSISYDIACKRIGDVVKRLNTILALRQPIQLGLLGKLSQETDGRLSFEPNHNISASHSETFGLSVLDIRRLVDIQEIQKVSIVNNRRSIYKRVFAGVGATAAAILVFFVTSTPISENENNNVQKSGFFTDLISASANHSNSIEILSDSSLDISSLEEIISETDVEAPITEVEVKKEEPKIEKVVPAVTQKAEPAKVAKATTVAETPTVKKAVEPKFFVIIGSAGSKSEAQKALKTFKDRGYKDANIVNSGDRNRIYVASFEDKAQAEKYLASFKKSNPKLNDAWVFTKRN from the coding sequence ATGAAAGAATTTACGTCCCATATAGATTACCTGATACAGAAGCATGACTGTGTGATTATACCGGATTTTGGAGGTTTTGTATTGAATCGTGAAGTGGCTAAAATAGCTGCCGATGGTTCTATTACACCACCAAGGGTTACCGTTGGTTTTAACCCCGATCTTAAGTATAACGATGGTTTGTTGGCGGAGTCATATATGAATGCATATTCTATATCATATGATATTGCTTGCAAACGTATCGGAGATGTGGTGAAGAGGTTGAATACGATCCTTGCTTTAAGACAACCCATACAATTAGGATTGTTGGGTAAATTGTCACAAGAAACGGATGGCCGTTTGAGCTTTGAGCCTAATCATAATATCTCAGCCTCTCATTCAGAAACATTTGGATTGTCGGTGCTGGATATTAGAAGATTGGTTGATATTCAGGAAATACAGAAAGTATCTATTGTCAATAATAGACGCTCGATTTATAAAAGAGTATTTGCCGGAGTTGGTGCAACTGCAGCGGCTATTCTGGTCTTTTTTGTCACTTCTACTCCTATTTCTGAGAACGAAAACAATAATGTACAGAAATCAGGATTTTTTACAGATTTGATTTCGGCTTCCGCTAACCATTCAAATTCTATCGAAATTTTATCTGATAGTTCATTAGATATCTCTTCTCTGGAGGAAATTATAAGTGAAACCGATGTTGAAGCTCCGATTACAGAAGTTGAGGTAAAGAAAGAAGAACCTAAAATAGAAAAGGTTGTTCCTGCTGTTACTCAAAAAGCAGAACCTGCAAAGGTTGCCAAAGCTACTACTGTTGCAGAAACTCCTACCGTGAAGAAGGCTGTTGAACCAAAATTCTTTGTTATAATAGGTAGTGCTGGCAGCAAATCAGAAGCACAAAAAGCTCTTAAGACGTTTAAGGATAGAGGATATAAGGATGCTAATATAGTTAATTCAGGAGACCGTAATAGAATATATGTAGCGTCTTTTGAAGACAAAGCTCAAGCTGAGAAATACTTGGCTTCATTTAAGAAGAGTAATCCCAAATTAAACGATGCTTGGGTGTTTACAAAGAGAAATTAA
- the wzx gene encoding O-unit flippase-like protein — MSKIVITRKDVVWGYVAQGCNIGANIFILPAIFRYLPSNTLGIWYIFVNLGMFATLIGLVFQTSFSRNISYAFGGATSLIKEGIDSDADVLGESNFPLIKSLIHAMRRFYGYVSAVMIVFLILIGSLYIRHLSRDLHDQDVIITSWILYSLSVVASFYCLYFSCILQGRGYIKEYNQLVIINRLVYMVLVFGLLYSGYGILGIAIANCISTIINFIVGDILAYKDGLRQTLKQTKIQAKDLMGIIWQNTYKLGLANMALFFSTRGSLFYASLFLPLATVAKYGLSIQVVNVFGSVSLLYYYSYSTYISQSWVTKELDVIRRIYSKSLVLFLFIYIVGCISILLFGDWALDFIGSGTTFLPTLPLALLFVVYLLDSNQTLALNLISSENKVPYLASSLWSALGIFILIPVFIRYFDWGIVGAILAVGVVQLCYQNWKWVLTVSEGFGMSYVQQIKYGVSNWLGKERSW, encoded by the coding sequence TTGAGTAAAATAGTTATCACCAGAAAAGATGTTGTATGGGGATATGTAGCTCAAGGCTGTAATATTGGGGCTAATATTTTCATATTGCCTGCTATTTTTCGTTATTTACCATCCAATACGTTGGGTATTTGGTACATTTTTGTCAATCTCGGCATGTTTGCCACACTTATCGGTTTGGTGTTTCAGACCTCTTTTTCCCGCAATATATCTTATGCTTTTGGCGGTGCTACTTCTTTGATTAAAGAGGGTATTGATTCTGATGCCGATGTGTTGGGAGAATCTAATTTTCCACTGATCAAAAGCCTTATACATGCTATGCGTCGCTTTTATGGCTACGTGTCAGCTGTTATGATCGTTTTTCTGATACTGATTGGTTCGTTATATATTCGCCACTTGTCTAGAGATTTGCACGATCAGGATGTTATTATAACTTCTTGGATTCTCTATTCATTGAGTGTTGTAGCCAGTTTTTATTGTCTTTATTTCAGTTGTATACTTCAAGGACGCGGATATATTAAAGAATATAATCAGCTTGTCATCATCAACAGGTTGGTGTACATGGTTTTGGTTTTCGGACTGTTGTATTCGGGATATGGAATCTTAGGAATTGCAATAGCCAATTGTATCTCTACTATTATTAATTTTATTGTAGGAGATATTTTGGCATATAAAGATGGACTAAGACAAACTCTTAAACAAACTAAAATACAGGCTAAAGACCTCATGGGGATTATTTGGCAAAACACCTATAAATTGGGTTTGGCTAATATGGCATTATTTTTTTCCACAAGAGGAAGTCTGTTTTATGCTTCTTTGTTTTTGCCTCTGGCTACTGTAGCAAAATACGGGTTGAGTATACAGGTGGTAAATGTCTTTGGAAGTGTATCTTTACTTTATTACTATAGCTATTCAACTTATATTTCGCAAAGTTGGGTGACTAAAGAACTGGATGTTATTCGTCGTATTTATTCCAAGAGTCTGGTGCTTTTCTTATTCATATATATTGTAGGTTGTATTTCAATATTGCTTTTTGGTGATTGGGCGTTAGATTTTATTGGTAGTGGTACTACGTTTTTACCTACTTTGCCTTTGGCGTTATTATTTGTAGTGTACTTACTGGATTCTAATCAGACATTGGCGTTGAATTTAATATCTTCCGAAAATAAAGTACCTTATCTGGCATCATCTTTATGGTCGGCATTAGGGATTTTCATTCTGATACCTGTTTTTATTCGGTATTTTGATTGGGGAATTGTAGGAGCTATTTTAGCGGTTGGTGTTGTTCAGCTTTGTTATCAGAACTGGAAATGGGTTTTGACTGTTTCCGAAGGGTTTGGTATGAGCTATGTGCAGCAGATTAAGTACGGAGTGTCTAATTGGCTAGGTAAAGAAAGGAGCTGGTAA
- a CDS encoding glycosyltransferase family 4 protein: MKIVYCLIDSSQAGGMERSICCKANYFADVMGYDVTIIATDRESRENFFDFSSKIHFFDLCINYRELDGLPFFKRLKNQIQKRKEHRLRLEQILKKIQADIVVSTCTHEVSMLCKMKDGSRKIAESHLSKDHKKVDVSLSNQSLLSKIFTLITDFRRKRFLKYYDALVVLSESEKRLWKGFNNRIVSIPNSLPFFYDSTTDCTQKRVISVGRLSKEKGFSYLIDAWRSVSQKYSDWELVIFGNGVELEILQKQISDLGLKNNIRIHSSVKNISDEYLKSSLYVMPSISEAFGLVLPEAMSCGLPCIAFKCSDGLSEIIKDDENGFLVETRNIDKLSEKISFLIENEQLRKQMGQNARASIQRFLPENIMPQWIDLFSKIIKQ, translated from the coding sequence ATGAAAATAGTATATTGTCTCATCGATTCATCTCAAGCGGGAGGAATGGAGCGTAGCATCTGTTGCAAGGCTAATTACTTTGCAGATGTTATGGGATATGATGTGACTATAATTGCAACAGATAGGGAATCAAGAGAGAATTTTTTTGACTTCTCTTCTAAAATACATTTTTTCGATTTATGCATAAATTATCGAGAGTTAGATGGACTACCTTTCTTCAAACGACTAAAGAATCAGATACAAAAAAGAAAAGAACATAGACTCCGCTTAGAACAGATTCTGAAAAAAATACAAGCCGATATAGTCGTTTCGACTTGTACGCATGAAGTTTCTATGCTGTGTAAGATGAAAGATGGTAGTCGGAAAATAGCTGAGAGCCATTTATCTAAAGACCATAAAAAAGTAGATGTGAGTTTAAGTAATCAATCGTTATTATCTAAGATTTTTACTTTGATAACTGATTTTCGGAGAAAGCGATTCCTCAAATATTACGATGCTTTGGTAGTACTTTCCGAAAGTGAAAAAAGACTTTGGAAAGGGTTTAATAATCGTATTGTGAGTATTCCTAACTCTTTGCCTTTCTTTTACGATTCCACTACGGACTGTACCCAAAAGAGAGTAATAAGTGTAGGACGTTTGAGTAAAGAAAAGGGTTTTTCATATCTGATTGATGCGTGGCGATCAGTCTCTCAAAAATATTCCGATTGGGAATTAGTAATTTTCGGGAACGGTGTTGAGCTTGAAATCTTACAAAAACAAATTTCAGATTTAGGACTAAAAAATAATATCCGAATACATTCTTCGGTGAAAAATATTTCAGATGAATATCTGAAAAGTTCTCTCTATGTGATGCCTTCAATAAGCGAGGCATTTGGCTTGGTTCTTCCTGAGGCTATGTCTTGCGGATTGCCTTGTATTGCTTTTAAGTGTTCGGATGGATTATCTGAAATCATAAAGGATGATGAGAACGGCTTTTTAGTGGAAACTAGAAATATAGATAAACTGTCTGAGAAAATATCTTTTTTAATTGAGAACGAGCAATTAAGAAAGCAAATGGGGCAAAATGCAAGAGCAAGCATACAGCGTTTTCTCCCTGAGAATATTATGCCTCAATGGATAGACTTATTTTCTAAGATTATAAAACAGTAA